A single window of Selenomonas sputigena DNA harbors:
- the fliD gene encoding flagellar filament capping protein FliD, protein MGVNGIYGLSGSGLDVESLVKMGMKGKQNQYDKMYKREMTNEYTKTALNELYNKVNTYNLSELTKYKQQSDMAAKSASSSDDKTVTVNANGAAAVMSHTVTVESLASNAYFVSNAPITRSSDNPSKALSTELADIAFKRIDKLTTPGPGGVQQYHVYYADGTDAVVNEGDTAIDMDLADKSSASADDIYHVKYTFKDLVENKKTLNDLASSIQNAKRPPKGPKDVAHKANFNASYDAATGSFSIYNKNGGASNVISVKTLDKGSTQLVNNLHLAKFDQSTNTLTNLPSFVQGTEQQFGGTAGKVKVDGREYIVDENRLVAGGVTYNFLNKTQTGQTVTVSVSQNVDAVVDKVKKFVESYNKLLDELQKEYNTQHDKDYDPLTKDQEKGMSEEQVKRWNEKAKGGLLYHNTYLGRLISKMREAVATPVASAESKYNSASTLGITTKVGNNHGHLSLDEDKLKKALAEDPDSVYRVFGSLDEKDDFKNSGVSMRLSKVALDSLKEISKEAGTKSDWDDASTLGNLIRSQKKKMKDFKNLLDDFQSQLYKKYDAMESALQRMNSTYSSIFGAK, encoded by the coding sequence ATGGGTGTAAACGGAATTTACGGCCTTTCCGGCTCGGGTCTTGACGTAGAATCCCTCGTCAAGATGGGCATGAAGGGCAAGCAGAACCAATACGACAAGATGTACAAGCGCGAGATGACGAACGAGTACACGAAGACCGCGCTCAACGAGCTTTACAACAAGGTCAATACATACAACCTCTCCGAGCTTACGAAATACAAGCAGCAGTCCGACATGGCGGCGAAGAGCGCGTCAAGCTCGGACGACAAGACGGTTACGGTCAATGCGAACGGTGCGGCGGCCGTCATGAGCCATACGGTCACGGTCGAGAGTCTCGCGTCGAACGCCTATTTCGTGTCAAATGCGCCGATCACGCGCTCCTCGGATAATCCGAGTAAAGCACTGTCGACCGAGCTTGCCGACATCGCTTTCAAGCGCATCGATAAGCTGACGACGCCCGGCCCCGGCGGCGTGCAGCAGTATCACGTCTACTATGCGGACGGTACGGATGCCGTCGTCAATGAAGGCGACACGGCGATCGATATGGATCTCGCGGACAAGAGTTCGGCATCTGCCGACGATATCTACCACGTCAAGTATACGTTCAAGGATCTCGTGGAAAACAAGAAGACGCTGAATGACCTCGCGAGCAGCATACAGAACGCCAAGCGTCCGCCGAAAGGGCCGAAGGATGTCGCGCACAAGGCTAATTTCAACGCGAGTTACGATGCGGCGACGGGTTCTTTCAGCATCTACAACAAGAACGGCGGCGCTAGCAATGTCATCAGCGTCAAGACGCTCGACAAAGGTTCGACACAGCTCGTGAACAACCTTCACCTCGCGAAATTCGATCAGTCTACGAACACCTTGACGAACCTGCCCTCTTTCGTGCAGGGCACAGAGCAGCAGTTCGGCGGCACAGCAGGCAAGGTCAAGGTCGACGGCAGAGAGTACATTGTCGATGAGAATCGCCTCGTCGCGGGGGGCGTCACCTACAACTTCCTCAACAAGACGCAGACGGGACAGACCGTCACGGTTTCCGTTTCGCAGAACGTCGACGCCGTCGTCGACAAGGTCAAGAAGTTCGTCGAGAGCTACAACAAGCTCCTGGACGAGCTGCAGAAAGAATACAACACGCAGCACGACAAGGATTACGACCCGCTGACGAAAGATCAGGAAAAGGGCATGTCGGAAGAGCAGGTCAAGCGCTGGAACGAAAAGGCGAAGGGCGGGCTTCTCTACCACAACACCTACCTCGGCAGGCTCATCAGCAAGATGAGAGAAGCCGTCGCGACGCCCGTCGCGTCCGCCGAGTCGAAGTACAACTCCGCATCGACACTCGGCATCACGACGAAGGTCGGGAACAACCACGGTCATCTGTCGCTGGACGAGGACAAGCTCAAGAAGGCGCTGGCGGAAGATCCCGACTCCGTCTACCGCGTCTTTGGTTCGCTGGACGAGAAGGACGACTTCAAGAACTCGGGCGTTTCGATGCGCCTGTCGAAAGTCGCTCTGGACAGCCTCAAGGAGATCAGCAAGGAAGCGGGCACGAAGTCCGATTGGGACGATGCGTCGACGCTCGGCAACCTGATACGCTCGCAGAAAAAGAAGATGAAGGACTTCAAGAATCTCTTGGACGACTTCCAGTCACAGCTCTATAAGAAATACGACGCGATGGAATCGGCGTTGCAGCGCATGAACAGCACCTACAGCTCGATTTTCGGCGCGAAGTGA
- the flgL gene encoding flagellar hook-associated protein FlgL, translated as MRIGSLQMVSRYQKQLNTAAEEQAKLMEQSDGQSLHRPSDDPVRYSNWLRYSTEQNENEQYQKNVDAGKSWMQRTDGAVSGMADIFKTLKEKTIQAAQSPHQDTDMAAIAKEMTAKLHEIVSLGNSQQGDRYIFSGQSDLTQPFLLTEKKVARGVPKTLDDQQSKFFNNTNVSGRMKQMITLQGDDNNEYYLDTKTGDIYSYDFMKDGYKKKVAAGQTEVNPAADRAGTLGGAFNVSDNFLNTGQIKDASTTPPAAAGKGANWSQSITVNGQTVNLKLKTIDQQIVKYQGDFKQISMVKKNGAVEPTADTVNATAGDIFGTDIFDDENSGNTQSGTAAINDMLTVAAKVDSSDVNWLISDGVTLADESHNNVVISQDHIAARHNVYKGMADILDDYAVSIKQDISDTNSTDVAKLAVQLMQASAIYNMSLSVGSRILPPTLTDYLR; from the coding sequence ATGAGAATCGGCAGCTTGCAGATGGTTTCGCGCTATCAGAAACAGCTGAACACCGCCGCGGAGGAGCAGGCGAAGCTCATGGAGCAGTCGGACGGACAGTCGCTGCACCGCCCGTCCGACGATCCCGTGCGCTACTCGAACTGGCTTCGCTACAGCACGGAGCAAAACGAGAATGAGCAGTATCAGAAGAACGTCGACGCCGGCAAATCGTGGATGCAGCGCACGGACGGCGCCGTCTCGGGCATGGCGGACATCTTCAAGACGTTGAAGGAAAAGACGATCCAAGCAGCACAGTCGCCGCACCAGGATACGGATATGGCGGCGATTGCCAAGGAGATGACGGCGAAGCTGCATGAGATCGTCTCCCTCGGCAATTCGCAGCAGGGCGACCGCTACATCTTCTCGGGCCAGTCCGACCTCACGCAGCCGTTCCTCCTCACGGAGAAGAAGGTCGCGCGCGGCGTGCCCAAGACGCTCGACGATCAGCAGTCGAAGTTCTTCAACAATACGAACGTGTCGGGCCGCATGAAGCAGATGATCACGCTCCAGGGCGACGACAATAATGAATATTATCTCGACACGAAGACGGGAGACATCTATTCCTACGACTTCATGAAGGACGGCTACAAGAAGAAGGTCGCGGCAGGGCAGACGGAAGTCAATCCGGCGGCTGACCGCGCGGGCACTCTCGGCGGCGCATTCAACGTGTCGGACAACTTCCTCAACACGGGGCAGATCAAGGACGCCTCGACGACGCCGCCGGCCGCTGCCGGCAAGGGTGCGAATTGGTCGCAGAGCATCACGGTGAACGGTCAGACGGTCAACTTGAAGCTCAAGACCATCGACCAGCAGATCGTCAAGTACCAGGGCGATTTCAAGCAGATTTCCATGGTCAAGAAGAATGGCGCCGTCGAACCGACGGCAGATACCGTCAACGCTACGGCGGGCGATATCTTCGGCACGGATATCTTCGACGATGAAAACTCGGGCAACACCCAGTCGGGCACGGCGGCGATCAACGATATGCTGACCGTGGCGGCGAAAGTCGATTCTTCCGACGTCAACTGGCTGATTTCCGACGGCGTGACGCTCGCCGACGAGTCGCACAACAACGTCGTCATATCGCAGGATCATATCGCGGCGCGCCACAACGTCTACAAGGGCATGGCAGATATCCTCGACGACTACGCCGTTTCCATCAAGCAGGATATTTCCGACACGAACAGCACGGATGTCGCGAAGCTCGCCGTCCAGCTCATGCAGGCGTCGGCAATCTACAACATGTCGCTCTCCGTCGGCTCGCGCATCCTGCCGCCGACTTTGACCGACTACTTGAGGTAA
- the fliS gene encoding flagellar export chaperone FliS, with the protein MVNAAAEAYKRQQIMTATPEALTLMLYNGALRFMSEGKEALEKKDYESANNSIIKAEKIITEFRVTLDFDYEISHQLLPLYNYVYDCLVQGNLASDTAKIDEAAGIIRELRDAWAQAMKKARAEKSGESLESAAPPVPEISTTPPTEGA; encoded by the coding sequence ATGGTAAATGCAGCAGCGGAAGCATATAAGAGACAGCAGATCATGACGGCGACGCCCGAAGCCCTGACGCTCATGCTCTACAACGGCGCCCTGCGCTTCATGTCGGAGGGCAAGGAGGCTCTGGAGAAGAAGGACTACGAGTCGGCGAACAACTCGATCATCAAGGCGGAGAAGATCATCACGGAATTTCGCGTGACGCTCGACTTCGACTATGAGATCTCGCATCAGCTACTGCCGCTGTACAACTACGTCTACGACTGCCTCGTGCAGGGTAATCTGGCGAGCGACACGGCGAAGATCGACGAGGCGGCGGGCATCATACGCGAACTGCGCGACGCTTGGGCACAGGCGATGAAGAAGGCGCGCGCCGAAAAATCGGGCGAGAGCTTGGAAAGCGCGGCGCCGCCCGTGCCCGAGATCTCGACGACGCCTCCGACCGAGGGCGCGTGA
- the fliW gene encoding flagellar assembly protein FliW: MRKITTTRFGEIEEDESKIVHFAAGLPAFEDEHEFIIIPYDEESPYVFLQSVTTPDLAFLMAIPFIFFPDYEFRLEDDVLESLALERQEDLLLYTLLTIPGSDIREMTANLLAPIVINSRTNEGRQIVLDKSGYCTKHKLFSKKAEDKEASEREAN; the protein is encoded by the coding sequence ATGAGAAAGATCACGACGACGCGCTTTGGAGAAATCGAGGAAGACGAGAGCAAAATTGTTCATTTTGCTGCAGGCCTTCCAGCCTTCGAAGACGAGCATGAGTTCATCATCATACCATACGACGAGGAAAGCCCCTACGTCTTTCTGCAGTCGGTGACAACGCCCGATCTCGCATTTCTGATGGCGATCCCGTTCATCTTCTTCCCTGACTACGAGTTCCGCTTGGAGGACGATGTTCTCGAAAGCCTTGCCCTTGAACGACAGGAAGATCTTCTGCTCTACACGCTCTTGACAATCCCAGGCAGTGACATACGCGAGATGACGGCGAATCTTCTCGCACCGATTGTCATCAACAGCCGCACGAACGAGGGGCGGCAGATCGTCCTCGACAAGAGCGGCTATTGCACGAAGCACAAGTTGTTTTCCAAGAAGGCGGAGGACAAGGAAGCAAGCGAGCGGGAGGCGAACTGA
- a CDS encoding flagellar protein FlaG — protein sequence MISKIQDALGAAAVMQMTDLAVGGSPAPAPAAPANSGQQAAATGVENPAASGLAGEASPAAVVDEHLSTQLQAREISEAAKTKSEAAEQERKEKAGKDKPVDESQMTYLMKEINRIMSRMNCNIAFEYHKEVDVMSVRMLEKKTGKLIKEMPPEYMIKGMEKTREWLGTFLDQPA from the coding sequence ATGATAAGCAAGATTCAGGACGCGCTCGGCGCGGCGGCCGTCATGCAGATGACCGATCTTGCCGTGGGGGGGAGTCCGGCACCCGCTCCTGCAGCACCCGCAAACAGCGGACAGCAGGCAGCGGCGACGGGCGTGGAAAACCCCGCGGCGAGCGGCCTTGCCGGCGAGGCTTCGCCCGCCGCCGTCGTCGACGAGCATCTGAGCACGCAGCTGCAGGCGCGGGAGATCAGCGAAGCGGCGAAGACGAAGAGCGAGGCGGCAGAGCAAGAGCGCAAGGAAAAGGCCGGCAAGGACAAGCCGGTCGACGAGTCGCAGATGACGTACCTCATGAAGGAGATCAACCGCATCATGAGCCGCATGAACTGCAACATCGCCTTCGAGTACCACAAGGAAGTCGACGTCATGAGCGTGCGCATGCTCGAAAAGAAGACGGGCAAGCTCATCAAGGAGATGCCGCCCGAGTACATGATCAAGGGCATGGAAAAGACGCGCGAATGGCTGGGCACGTTCCTGGATCAGCCGGCCTAA
- the csrA gene encoding carbon storage regulator CsrA: MLVLTRKPRQQIMIGDDVVVHVVEVQGDNVRIAIEAPREVKIYRGEIYRAIQDENKRAAAPADIDLSGALPGTE; the protein is encoded by the coding sequence ATGTTGGTATTGACGCGCAAGCCGCGCCAACAGATCATGATTGGCGACGACGTCGTCGTTCATGTCGTGGAAGTGCAGGGGGACAACGTCCGCATCGCCATCGAAGCGCCGCGCGAGGTCAAGATCTACCGCGGCGAAATATATCGCGCCATACAGGACGAGAACAAGCGGGCGGCAGCGCCTGCTGACATCGACCTCAGCGGCGCATTGCCCGGGACGGAGTGA
- a CDS encoding flagellar protein FlgN — translation MWREMKEVMKALSSCYAELAKVSGAKHKALAAMDLKAIERVVKEEERFAAEIERLEARRKEVLRSLAEKDAGIEATMKLRELLARCPDRQIAGELESLHEELDRRMKEVERLGERNTLLAEGALAAVTANLNRIGGTAAGASYGAGGKESVTRERRFDFKA, via the coding sequence ATGTGGCGTGAAATGAAGGAAGTCATGAAGGCACTTTCTTCGTGCTATGCGGAGCTTGCAAAAGTCAGCGGGGCAAAGCACAAGGCACTGGCCGCGATGGATCTCAAGGCGATCGAGCGCGTCGTGAAGGAAGAGGAACGGTTCGCGGCGGAGATCGAGCGGCTTGAGGCGCGCCGCAAGGAGGTTCTCCGAAGCCTTGCGGAAAAGGACGCGGGCATAGAGGCGACGATGAAACTGCGCGAGCTTCTGGCACGCTGTCCAGATCGGCAGATTGCCGGAGAACTTGAGTCGCTGCACGAGGAGCTTGATCGACGCATGAAGGAGGTCGAGCGCCTCGGCGAGCGGAATACGCTGCTTGCCGAAGGTGCACTCGCCGCAGTGACGGCGAACCTCAACCGCATCGGCGGCACGGCGGCGGGCGCGTCCTACGGAGCGGGCGGCAAGGAAAGCGTGACGCGCGAGCGCCGCTTCGACTTCAAGGCGTGA
- a CDS encoding flagellar biosynthesis anti-sigma factor FlgM, with protein MSIQVQGRVQTLYGVYAANEALSAVQTQDRYRTEAPRKDAVVLSEEGRTFGEILNRLKADNDKVREDRVGFYEERIAAGDYYVAGRDIAAKMLDQRI; from the coding sequence ATGTCCATCCAGGTGCAGGGACGTGTGCAGACTCTTTATGGCGTCTATGCGGCGAATGAAGCTCTTTCCGCCGTGCAGACGCAGGACAGATACCGGACGGAAGCGCCGCGCAAGGACGCCGTTGTGCTTTCCGAGGAAGGCAGGACGTTCGGTGAGATTCTCAACCGCTTGAAAGCGGATAACGATAAGGTTCGAGAGGACAGAGTTGGCTTTTATGAAGAGCGCATCGCCGCAGGTGACTATTATGTTGCCGGGCGCGATATAGCTGCGAAAATGCTCGACCAGCGCATTTGA
- a CDS encoding DUF6470 family protein: MLSNMTYLNVRHTLPMLGWQTRSFQLKTSMTPTQMRGVRREASANLGATQVRIDIDSYESRKAYGFRKDADLCADFKNAGLSGVKSGTSRRSSEAWQAIDGAAKPNADFFQKQAKGKIEAEIKEQKEIELKPIPRPKITVHPAELKGSPDVGEHSIDIRSDPFATYDYEPGSIDYHMKVEGSIHMWTSIGHYDVYA; the protein is encoded by the coding sequence ATGCTTTCCAATATGACGTATCTGAATGTGCGCCATACCCTGCCCATGCTCGGCTGGCAGACGCGCTCCTTCCAGCTTAAAACGAGCATGACGCCGACACAGATGCGAGGGGTGCGGCGCGAAGCGAGCGCAAATCTCGGCGCGACGCAGGTGCGCATTGACATCGACAGCTACGAGAGCCGTAAGGCGTACGGTTTCCGCAAGGATGCCGATCTCTGCGCGGACTTCAAAAACGCAGGCCTTTCAGGCGTGAAAAGTGGCACGAGCCGCCGCTCATCGGAGGCTTGGCAGGCGATTGACGGTGCGGCGAAGCCAAATGCGGACTTTTTCCAAAAGCAGGCGAAGGGCAAGATCGAAGCTGAGATCAAGGAACAGAAGGAAATCGAGCTCAAGCCCATCCCGCGTCCGAAGATCACAGTGCATCCGGCAGAGCTTAAAGGATCGCCCGATGTCGGCGAGCACTCGATCGACATACGCTCCGATCCGTTCGCCACGTACGACTATGAGCCGGGCAGTATCGACTATCATATGAAAGTGGAAGGTTCCATTCATATGTGGACATCCATCGGCCATTATGATGTATACGCATAG
- the flgK gene encoding flagellar hook-associated protein FlgK: MRSTFSGLNTMVRGIYNNQLSLDTVGHNITNANTEGYSRQRVNPATTRALEHSSLYGGLFVGTGVDSDSLTRARDFFADKQYWQEEATESYAKYRQKNYDKIEAVFNDSKTKGLQNEMHKFYSAWNDLSVYASDPAKRVSVIESGKQFADRLEESAQNVQKQLDLVYREMDTQVKDVNEITRKIVELNKNISLAEANGAMANDLRDKRDLLVDKLSGYMSLHVYEMDNGMYQVVSGGASIVNGVSRLELKMDGPVENKRYGVNDYSLIFKDTNTLFVPGNGSLQAAVDSIKEDKAYMDKLANIAATFMTQFNDQHRAGAGIDKDKTSNLNFFGRNDKYYIWDKERQSLLAAKVTGTASTTTGSPPVTTHTTTLSTAAGDTEELEGLEIIKAMKVSAELVAQNGELKLAARGFGDNSDAKNSYVQNLGYNNATIPPNLTGAGTVVHTTSDMNGTADGSNAVLLTNIFNMEQKDTGLTIYKTPTAGSPTEHRPTGTVSLNNYYNSVTSALGIDSNAMDTKVKFQQDVMTQIEAWRTSVSGVNWNEELSNMIKFQQGYSACARCMTTMDEMLDRLVNNTGMVGR, from the coding sequence ATGCGATCAACATTTTCCGGACTGAACACGATGGTTCGCGGCATTTACAACAATCAGCTGTCCCTTGATACGGTGGGACACAACATCACGAACGCGAATACAGAGGGTTATTCGCGCCAGCGCGTGAATCCTGCGACTACGCGGGCATTGGAGCACAGCAGTCTGTATGGCGGACTTTTCGTCGGTACCGGCGTCGATTCGGATTCGCTGACGAGAGCCCGCGATTTTTTCGCGGACAAGCAGTATTGGCAGGAGGAGGCGACGGAGTCCTACGCGAAGTACCGCCAGAAGAACTACGACAAGATCGAGGCGGTCTTCAATGATTCTAAGACCAAGGGCCTGCAGAACGAGATGCACAAGTTCTACAGTGCGTGGAACGACCTCAGCGTCTATGCGAGCGATCCCGCGAAGCGCGTCTCCGTCATTGAATCGGGCAAACAGTTTGCCGACCGCCTCGAAGAATCGGCGCAGAACGTGCAGAAGCAGCTTGATCTCGTCTATCGCGAGATGGACACGCAGGTCAAGGATGTCAACGAGATCACGCGGAAGATTGTCGAACTCAATAAGAATATATCGCTCGCCGAGGCGAATGGTGCGATGGCGAACGATCTTCGCGACAAGCGAGATCTCCTTGTTGACAAACTTTCGGGCTACATGAGCCTGCACGTCTACGAGATGGATAACGGCATGTACCAGGTCGTCTCGGGCGGCGCGTCCATCGTCAACGGCGTTTCACGTCTCGAACTCAAGATGGACGGTCCCGTTGAGAATAAGCGTTACGGCGTCAATGACTACTCGTTGATTTTCAAGGATACGAACACACTCTTCGTGCCGGGAAATGGCTCGCTGCAAGCTGCCGTCGACTCCATCAAGGAGGACAAGGCGTACATGGATAAGCTCGCGAACATCGCAGCGACGTTCATGACGCAGTTCAATGACCAGCATCGCGCGGGTGCCGGAATTGACAAGGACAAGACCTCGAACCTCAACTTCTTTGGCAGAAATGACAAGTATTATATTTGGGACAAGGAACGTCAGTCGCTCCTCGCGGCGAAGGTGACGGGTACGGCGTCGACGACAACTGGCTCGCCTCCTGTGACGACGCATACGACGACGCTCTCTACGGCGGCCGGCGATACGGAGGAGCTTGAAGGCCTTGAAATCATCAAGGCGATGAAGGTCAGTGCCGAACTCGTCGCACAGAACGGCGAGCTCAAGCTTGCCGCACGCGGCTTCGGTGACAACAGCGATGCGAAAAACTCCTACGTGCAGAATCTCGGCTACAACAATGCGACGATCCCGCCGAATCTTACGGGCGCGGGCACCGTCGTTCATACGACGAGCGACATGAACGGCACGGCGGACGGCAGCAACGCCGTTCTCTTGACGAACATCTTCAACATGGAACAGAAGGACACGGGCCTCACGATATACAAGACCCCGACGGCGGGCAGCCCAACAGAGCACCGTCCGACCGGCACGGTCTCGCTCAACAACTATTACAATTCGGTGACGAGTGCACTCGGCATCGATTCGAACGCCATGGATACGAAGGTCAAGTTCCAACAGGATGTCATGACGCAGATCGAGGCTTGGCGCACGTCGGTCTCAGGCGTCAACTGGAACGAGGAACTTTCCAACATGATCAAGTTCCAGCAGGGCTACAGCGCGTGCGCACGCTGCATGACGACAATGGACGAAATGCTCGACCGTCTCGTGAACAACACGGGAATGGTGGGAAGGTAA
- a CDS encoding flagellar protein, protein MNGDLKNCPSCGKLFIAQPKQRLCMDCFEKQREEEERIIRYVNAHPEVTTLDEIAAGTGAEPKEILRMIHDSRLLQADREIRYPCESCGTLISRGRYCAGCMRDFKAGANRIG, encoded by the coding sequence ATGAACGGAGATTTGAAAAACTGCCCTTCGTGCGGCAAGCTCTTTATCGCACAGCCGAAGCAGAGACTGTGCATGGACTGCTTCGAGAAGCAGCGCGAGGAAGAAGAGCGTATCATCCGCTATGTGAATGCGCATCCGGAGGTGACGACACTCGATGAGATCGCCGCAGGGACGGGGGCTGAGCCAAAGGAGATCCTGCGCATGATCCATGACTCCCGCCTCTTGCAGGCAGACCGGGAGATCCGCTATCCATGCGAGAGCTGCGGCACGCTGATCTCGCGCGGGCGCTATTGCGCGGGCTGTATGCGCGATTTCAAGGCGGGGGCGAACCGCATCGGCTGA
- a CDS encoding flagellar protein FlgN yields the protein MGEIIKLLRQQIDLCQRLLLAVERQRQALCDGSGDSMSKETKAIEVLLIELRRIEKRQELLLKGTATHDLAELLSRTAPSEERAVARRLLEETNGIMREMQEAVAMNDALLERHMQFILFNINVMAGTPAEATYTAKDVRKGKKQTGAGTKVFDANV from the coding sequence ATGGGAGAGATCATCAAGCTGCTCAGACAGCAGATCGACTTGTGCCAGAGACTTCTCCTCGCGGTGGAACGTCAGCGCCAGGCTCTTTGCGACGGTTCGGGCGATTCTATGAGCAAGGAGACGAAGGCAATCGAGGTTCTTCTCATCGAGCTGCGACGCATAGAGAAGCGCCAGGAACTACTCCTGAAGGGTACGGCAACGCACGACCTCGCGGAGCTTCTCTCGCGCACGGCTCCGTCTGAAGAACGTGCTGTTGCGAGACGCCTGCTGGAGGAAACGAACGGGATCATGCGTGAGATGCAGGAAGCGGTCGCCATGAACGACGCCCTGCTCGAACGCCACATGCAGTTTATCCTCTTCAACATCAATGTGATGGCGGGGACGCCTGCAGAGGCGACGTACACGGCGAAGGACGTGCGGAAAGGGAAGAAGCAGACGGGCGCGGGCACGAAGGTGTTTGATGCGAACGTTTGA